Below is a window of Solanum stenotomum isolate F172 chromosome 7, ASM1918654v1, whole genome shotgun sequence DNA.
acccattttatgtggtaccaatagaatatTAGAATGTCAAGAATCAGTCGAATTTTTTtctataacttttaaatatttacgTCAATTTCAgataatatatgtttatcatctaacccattttatgtggtaccaatagaatatCAAGTGTCAatcgaatttttttaattgaatttttttatataagttttaaatactccctctgtcccaatttacgtgacatttttcatttttcgagaatcaaacaatttaagtttgacagGAAATTTGCGcatggaatcttcaatttttttaaatgaaatttatatatttgtaaactacacaaaaagtactataagtcacaataattgattattcaaaatgtttaaaagatctatgaaaaatttacagTCAAATATAGACTTGTTTAAACTCGAAATCCGAAAAGTgacacataaaatgggacggaagaagtatttatattgttaattattctgatttatactattatttatataatttttaaatctataaccaacagaaaataaaaaaatatatatatataaagaaaacactaaggggtcatttggtaggaGGTATTAGGAGAAATAATCCATGTATTATAtatggtattatttagtactatgtttggtagaaTTTTTGGGCCtaagtataactaatccatagattagttatacaccctacatggtattataggaGGTATTTCTAATACCTTCCATGtgatggtattagtaatacattggATTTAATACCATGGGATtatctatgtaaagacaaaaatatccctaaaatcattttatttattttcttgattttatgttttatatttgtactagtaaatttatttaaataaattagcttacaaattttattatttagagagagttgtttgttaataaataaatacaatacaatgtttaaaatgtgagttgtttaacatttactaattgaaaagacaaatatatcaccacatgacgtttgtgatcttaattgaatattttatttgttggttTATATGTGGTttctaattgtttgtattttgaacaatttataaattgcatacatattaaaattacaccttgcaatttttatatgtaactatagatgatttatttgattttactatttttatcatcttttcaattttaaagtAGATGGTCTatctattttaaattgaaaattaacgtttttaagtgattaatttattaagataacAATTGTTtaccctcaaataattcaagtgagaaaatagcaaaaatgacaacaaaattgttcttctcctagctagttagaaagccataaaaatataatattgtccggcaattatctaccttgaccgattacataaaataaaaaatctcataATAATGCAAGGGTATAATTAGAAAGAAgttttttgtagaattttaatccaaacacaagatgaggtTAGAAgtaatgaaccaaacacttgataaaaaatacACCCTACACTACTgatccctgcattactaattcATGTGTTACTAATCcctacattatttatttttctaccaaacgatccctaaaTAGTAATGGAAAAATATTACCATTTactattaaatgaaaaatggaatgAGGAGCCGACATAGTATAGTCAGCCCACGAGTTGAGCCGACACAGTTCAACATAAGAATAACTTTTTCATTGGACATATCAGTCATCATGTAAATGTTGATTGTTTTTTTAGTCTAATACAGAAAAACTACGTCTTCAAAGCAAGAGATTACAAATgcttaaaaaaggaaaaagtagaaaGTTTCAAAAATACCCTTGTCATACAAGCAGGTATATTGACGTAGACATATCTGCTTGTAGACTCTTATACTATATAGTGATttcagtttcaattttgctGTTCTTTGATTCTTCAATTTCCcccctttttcttttgttgcctaaaattcaaattccattaatttaatttattaaaatattaaataaaatccttcaataacaataacatttcAGTATAATCTCATAATGTGAGGTATGAGAAAGGTGAAGTATATAGCTACCCGAGAGGTAATATTTTCGatagataataaataaaattcccaTAGtcaatatatgtaaaaaaaaatgaacaaacagaaaaatttattatttgatataaaattttttTGGACCTCAGTGATATCCTTTTAACTTTTGATCAGGCTTACCTTTTATCCCCTTCAATGAAACTTGTTTGACAATTACCATCAcataaaaatactattttaaaGAAGTTTTGTCCAGTCCCCTTGGATCGCAAGAATTTCCTTTAGAGTCTTAAAAAGGAGTTTTTTGGTATATATGGATTTAAACTTGACCTTATCTAATCTAGTCAGATAAAACTAAGTTGACACAACTACCTGTATAAACTACACAATTCTCTTCTTgctctttttcttttacaattgTAGTCTTTGCAAGATTACGGAGTATTGTGAAAGATGAAAGAAAACATATGGAGTACAAGGTCAAGTGAAGTTATATAGTTTTGTTCAAAGGCAAGGAGGCTCTTTATAGTTCTTTGGAGAGATGCTCTGTGTGCTTTAAAAGGAAAACCCAAGGGAGTTTCATTCAATCAAGGATTTGTAATGGTTCCTTGATTGTGTATAGGTGATAGTGCAAGTCCATATTAGATATGTGTGTGTTGTTATCTATCATTCCACTGATCTtctttttttgtgatttatttGCTTTCCAAGTTGAAGTCGCTTCTCTTGACTAGATCTTTTTCTTCTGTGGTAGTGATTCTTCATATTTGGTTCCAAAAATGTGGAGCTCCTTAGTCTTCTATTCTTATATTTGTGATCTTCTTTCCTTCTAGGTAATTTAGCTTTTGTGGCtccttattttctttccttatggCAGACTTGATATTCTCCTTGATTTAAGTATGGATGATTTAATCAATTTGTGGTCCTTCCTCCAATAGTAATTTTTCATAATTGAAACTTTAGTATTGAGCCTATCAACTTCTTCTCTCCTTCTATTTTACACAAACTAATTAACCACCCATTTAACTCTCTGTGCAGccttaatgtttttttattgattttatttgtgataCTATTTAGAATATTCCTAGGTGTTTTAATCATGATGTTAAAATAATGACACAacattttaaattcatttttcttaagttattttgtttaaaattttatttagaaaagaCATTAAAAATTAGGTTGACTCTCgaaattttatcaatttcaCATAAATTTAGACAAAGaaagtaacatatgttacttgaaaatgatacaaaagtattataaatcacaataattaatcactgaaaatatttaaaaatttattcactctcaaaattctataaagtaacatatattgaaTTCGTGTTAACATAGGCCTTCtaaatctagtatatatatataatgctaaatggccagaaaatttggctttATTCAAGAAACAATTATGTGTCATatctttccaaaaatatatttatgtatgctTCTCGTACTCTATTTATCCATGTACAAAAAGGCAAAAGTTTTAACACTCAACAATCAACCCAATTACATCtaataattcaatttcaatttgtCTGTTCTTTGATTCTTAATTTTCCTCCATGTCCTTTTGTTAGCTGAAACTAGTATACATGTCCGCGCGTTGCACGgataatttaaaatgtaataattttataattaaaaataactgaTAAAATGTATTATGTATTATACACTTAATAAtagaatttaatttataataatacaataatattaatcattaacttatttatttgagcatattaaattaatattattagtacacactttattttattgtgttaaaatattatatcttttagttttataatttattatggtgATTTTTTTCTAAGGatactattaattttatgattattttatcttgatCAAATATGAtatgcttcaaatatttttacgtGTTTGTACTTTGTTCTTTTTATGttgtttgaataaaaaaaattatgttaataatttattaattctgacatttcatataaaatatttgatatcatgaaattaaatgGCATGTTAATACATTTTCTATATAtgttttagttaaaatcaaaatattttcaaaatcttttttagcattaaatttgtgtaaaaatataataatataatattgatttaaaggtaaaaataatcttaattaataCAACCGCTATATTAGATTTACTCAAAGTTTGTAttggatattttaaaattttaatttgaattgtatTAGAAAACATATGGATATGAATGAGAGGTTGTTGATTTGAATTTATCCGCTTGAGTATATTATGAGTAATAATGGTTATCttgtattcaatttttttttaaaaataaattgaaaattataaattgtgCCATATATTTTAGAATCACAATTTTCAACTTAATTTAATGttgttatatataatattgtgaATTCTTAAATTTGCTAAATGACTTATATTGTTATATTGTTCAAGATAGAATTTAACGCTTGCTAgatatagataaatattatttatcttaaatccaaaagtttaaagttaatgaaattttaaagtgacCACTTATATTTAATTAGGACTTATCTGTAACTTATTTATATAATTGGCTACTTAAAATTTAGAATTCAAAATGAATTGGTTAATAGTTATCGAATCCTAATTTTTAGCAACATGgaaaagaagttttaaaactccctatttaattggataaattttttttctaaataaagaTTAATTCGGTATTGAAATTGTAATTTTTGTAAGCGTAAGATTTTGCAATGTTTTTATAGTgtttgcaatttttatttttagtgtttgcatttttacgtaactttttttttttgtgtttgcaatttttaactttttattttttgacaaatttaaaagttaacaatgagatatagatatatagatatatagactACCGctttacatatattttaattagtttttctaATGGCAaggattttatatataaatgaattattcttcttatcatgtttaaaatatattaaacattttatatataaatgcagcaatctatttatttaaaataatagtgaattcttcttattatttttaaaatattaaatttagaagTTGCGGAAAGATggttaaaaatatttcacataaaaaatatatgataactTCCCATAAAAAAGGAATCACGTACAGTTATTCCCTATTTTCTAGAATcgatttaaaatcatttttaaaataattttatttattttaaaaaatcagtttttttagcattatcttatatatttatcatgataataaattttcaaccttttacaaaataatatttttttagctaatttataaaatggattaaaaaataagtatttatatctgtttttaaaaatgttgacatttttcattatttgtgtAAGTTGATGACatgtttcaatttttatttcaaattttaatttattatatttaattatttatataatatttatttagttatataatatttaattattatttaaaattctaaaaatttctGGCGCTGACATGtgacattttttcttctcatattatatatagatagatatatagatagattattattattattatctgcattttttgtaataaataaatatgttgtatttttaaattttaaactaataactaCCCACTAAAATCAATCCTTAGAATTCTTTTAATTAACGTGATgcatggttttttttttaatattgaaatCAATAACTATCCTCACTTCacaattaaaaatttgaaattaaaattttcatatttaatatttatttttaaatttaaaattattatgggACACTAAAACCACCCCTTAAAACTCTCCACTAACTAATCTATCAGCATTTatctttattaaattataaattatttttaatttttaatttactattactctcttcttcattttatgaaatttttttatttgtttagtctttttttctaataggtatatattttattcttcagTATAGTTTAACACTTATAGATACTATtaagatttaattttaaaatggtaaactaattttatataaataattaatgtattatttttaatattaataaattaaacttgAGCAGTTATAAGCACTACCAACATTATATTATGAGAGAAGCgtgaaaatatacatattagtTCATTTCAAGTCAAttctaattcaaaattttaaaagcaaTAATGTCAATTATTATATTAGATTTAAAAATATGTCGAGAAAATTTTATGTGGTAGAATGAAAAAATGATAAGGATAacatttataaaaatgaaaagatgaaaataacACTTTGTAAGGTATCATTCATTTTATATTCTTATTATATACTACtacaacaacaaagaaaataattttttttatcctttattaaaaatatttacatgaaaATAGAATACTATCATAAGAAAGTGAGAAAAGTAGGATTAGCGGTGATTTTTAAATCTTCGTCTATGATTTAAACACTACAAACCAAACTTAAAAttactctttaaaaaattaatgtcctatttttcaattaaagaagttttaaaaaaaattaaaaaaattatttaagtttttGTTATTTGGATAAAATCAATTGTGTTGTAAATTATTAGAATTTTATCCACACACTATTTTTTGTATAGATATATTTTTTgctaatttcaaaattatttgtttatataatttttataaagaatttgattttgagattaataagatatttacaaattcctttatttctaaaataaaataaaataaaaaatgagattAAAAAGGATAATTGTGTAAGTGTTGATTctcttttataaatataaaatatgtaaagGGAGGAATACAATTATTAGCCTCATAAAGCAAATCAAATTTCAACCTACGGATGTGTCATCATGATTACTCATTATTAATAACATTAGCATTTCCATCGAATGTAACTCACCAATGTATATTTGCAGATCGTGATATATTTAACATACTTATTCATCATCCTTCGTGTGTGTGAAAATGAACATTTTACTTTTAACGACATTTACGCATACATCGGTCTAGTTCTTCGTGTAAGGAAAATTCAACCATGTCATGGGAATCCAAATTATGAGCATCATTTTGGAGTCATAATTTTGCTCTAATATTGCTCTTTGCTATCGTAATTTCAAACACAAATTGAAGTAGAATCACAAACAAATGAAGGttaattataattcaattttgatgaacaaagaaaagtataaaaatatttggCAACTAACTTGGACAAAATGATGTTTAGGAGTTCTTTGCCTAATGAAAATTAAATTCCTTTCAACAATTGCAAGCAGAAGCTTTTAAAgttgtttgaaattttgaagtggtaatttttatttaagttagggctttatataatatttggatAACTGATACATCTGAcagttatttatttaattgggctgcataaaattcaaaatgaattgGTTAGTAGTTAATTGGATCCTATTTTTTAGCAATGTGTAAAAGTgggataaaatttatatttcttttttaattgttttggcaatcagttttaaaattttaattaatgactaaagctatttatattttttttaactacgGATTTCATATTGGATATATTTGGCATtcagtttgaatttttttaaaataatagctAAATTATCTAATTAATTGTCATAATAAAATGAAGACTAATTCATTTTTGAAACAACAAATTTTGTAACAGtagatttttgtattatttattattattaattatattattagtattattatagaAAACagttatttctaattttaaaaaaagaatacgTTTGAAAAGTTTATAGATTgtttaaacaattttaaattttaaatttaaattgaaaataaataactaatacaaaattaaattatttataaaaactcaAATTCACAAATTCTATGATATGACATGTGTTACTTTTTTAGCAATGTGGAAAAGTgggataaaatttatatttctttcttttttaattgttttggcaatcagttttaaaagtttaattaaTGACTAAGccatttgtatttttttaactaCGGATTTCATATTGGATTTATTTGGCATTCAGTTTgagtttcttttaaaataatagctAAATTATCTAATTAATTGTCATAATAAAATGAAGACTAATTCATTTTTGAAACAACAAATTTTGTAACAGTagatttttgtattattatttattattattattattattattatattatttttattattatagaaaacaattattatttctaatttttttttaaaaatacgttTGGAAAGTTTATAGATTgtttaaacatttttaaattgaaaataactaactaatacaaaattaaattatttaaaaaactcAAATTCACAAATTCTATGGTGATGACATGTGTCACTTTTTTCCTAtcctattatatatttaaaattatgtaaaatactgaaaatttgtggtgttgacatgtgtcattttttcttctccttttatatatagatagattcaaAAGTGAGGTCTGAGAAATGTAAAGTGTACACCCACCTGATAGGTAGTGTTTCCAatagataataaataaaattcccaAAAGTCAATATATGTAAAATTTTGGACCTCAATGAAGTCTTTTTAACTTTTTGATTAGGCTTACCATTTATTCCCTTCAATGAAAACTCGTTTGATAAgaacataaacaaaataaaaataagttggAAGTCAATCAAGAATTCTCTTTAAACACTTAACACTCAATAATCAACCCAATTACATCtaataattcaatttcaatttgtCTGTTTTTGATTCCTAATTTTCCCCCATTTCCTTTTGTTAGCTGAAATTCAAAAGTGAGGTCTAAGAAATGTGAAGTGTACGCCCACCTGATAGGTAGTGTTTCCAatagataataaataaaattattataagtcAATATATGTTAAATTTTGGACCTCAATGAAGTCTTTTTAACTTTTTGATCAGGCTTACGATTTATTCCCTTCAATGAAAACTCGTTTGATAAgaacataaacaaaataaaaataagttggAAGGCAATCAAGAATTCTCTTTAAAcactaacaaaaaataaaagggaaaatattcaaatatgtcattgaacttttagaaaagactcatttatgACATTCGTTAAAAATTTTGCTATTATTGTCGTTTAAGAAAAGGTTCATCCGTGTCATTATTGTTTAACGCCGATTTTGCAAAATCATTATTTACCCCCtaaaaaacttttattcaattgaggtttttgaatcaaatgtacttttttactttttcctcCTCAAAACACCAAGAATACAGGAAGAACATCAACTCCTCTCAAATTTTAGacttcttcaattcttcacgAAATCCCCTCAAATTTCAGTCACatcattaatttctttttaaaaaaaaaaactaaaatcaaaatttaaaaatcatttgtgAAGTTTAAAAACTTCACCCCTATTAAAAAAAGattccaaaaaaatgaaaatcagtcccaaaatttcaaaaatcttctttgattcatgtttttgttcttgtttttgaAATTAGATCTTTGTTCCCAAGTTTTTTTTGGAGTCtacattcaaaatttcaaaagatttgAAGTTGTGGAAAAAATTCTATAATTAAAGAATGTTGAAGTTCTAAAACTTTGAAAGTTTCAAGTGGGTTTTGTTGAGTTAGGTTGAAATCTAGTTCAAAACATATTGAGTTTTGGTAAGCTCGGAGATAAGCTACTCTTGAAAGTTGAAGTGATTTCACGAAGAATTGATGAAGTTGAAATTTGAGAGTTATTGGTATTCTTTATGTATTCTTGATGTTTTTAAGGAATAATAAGCAAAAAAAAGTACATTCGATCCAGAAAATCTCAATTGAAAAGTGTTAAAAGTTGTTTGGGGTGTAAAAAGTATTTTGCAAAATCGGAGTTATAAAATAATGGCatggatgagccttttcttaaaTGACAATGACATAGATAAGCCGAACTCTTAACGGATAacataaatgagtcttttttGAAAGTTCGAAGGTATATTTATgccttttctcaaaataaaaaaaaattgtacctttaattttaatataaaattgaaggatgaagtgatttgaaaaatatgcaCTTATAGTATTTGACAAAGGCAATGCAAAGTTGTAAGTAACCTCTCGATTTCAATCAACTTAATTTTAAGCAATAAAcagatttatttttatttaactttttaatCTTCATAATTTGAAAGGGTGTTTACATTTTTGTACAAATAGAATTTTAATGAaaggtaaaatatattttttcttttgaaattcatATGGTATTTAAACATAATCATATTTTCAGGAGCGGTAGGTAGACATAGTAATGCGCATTTCTTATTACGTCGTACATCAATTTGATTTTAGTGGTGTATAAAATAACAGTAGTTGATGATAAGAGTTAGACATGAGTAAGTCGTACATCAATTTGATTTTAGTGGTCTATAAAATAACAGTTGATGATAAGAGTTAGACATCAATAAGGAGAGAAATGGCTGAAGTACTTGCTtccaagaaactcatcaagcctTCTTCTTTAACAcctttaactaaaaaatggcaCAAACTTTCTCTCATTGAACAAGGCCAAACACACACTTATATACCCTTTGGTTTTTAATACTCCAAAAATCAATTAGGTGCACTCTCTAATCAACCTTCCCAAATATCTAATCTTCTTGAAAACTCCCTCTCAAGAATTTTAGTGTCCTATTATCCATACGCAGGAAACATGAAAGATAACGCCACGATTCATTGTAATGACAAGGGTGTTGAGTTCTTGAATGTGCAAATTGATGCACCCATGTCACAAATTCTCAATCACAAAGATTGTAGTGCCAAAGATTTAATTTTCCCTCCCGGTGTAGCTTGGGCTAATGAATCAGATTACGGCTTGGCTGTGATTCAGTTGACACATTTTAATTGTGGAGGAATAGCAGTTAGTACATGTTTGTCACATAAGATCGGAGATGGATGCAATGCTATACAATTCTCAATCGATTGGGCTACATTAACCCGCGATCCAAATGTAGAAATAATTCCACCTTATTACATAAGAGATACTATTTACCCATCACCACCAACAGGTCCCCTGGATTCCCCTGTAGTTACATCAATATTAGATGGTTGTACACAGAAAAGGTATGTTTTTTCCTCTTCAAAAATAAATGCACTTAAGTCCTATGTTGCTAGTGAAACACAAGTGAAAAATCCTACGCGTACCGATGTGGTGAGTGCACTTATTTTCAAATGTATTGCTAAAGCAGTGACCGCGAACTCACGTTCCTTTGTTCCTTCTAAATTAATCCATTACGCAGATTTACGAGAAATGATTTCCCCAAAGTTACCACCTAACTCACTTGGAAATGTTCTATCTCATTTTTCGACACATATTTCCAATGTGGGAGACATGAACTTACCAAATATAGTTAGTGTCATGAggaaagaaaaacaattatttaGGACAAGAGATAATATCAAAGAAAATGCATGGGCTTTGGAAATTCTTGAATCAGCTAAAGGATTGCCACCCCAAAAGAAGGAGTTTGATGAATACACTTGCAGCAGTATGTGTAATTTTTCTTGTTATGATGTCGATTTTGGTTGGGGAAAGCCCGTGGCTGTGACCATAGCTAATGGTCCTTATAATAAATTGTTCAATTTGTTGAACTACAGAGATGATGGCATCGAAGCGTTCGTTATGTTGAATGAACAAGACATGTCTGTATTGGAGTGTGATGAAGAATTTCTTCAATTTGCTTCTCCTTATGAAAAGTACTTTTAGATGTGCTAATGATTTATGTTGTGAAGCAAGGGTGTTGAATAATGATTCTTTAAGTGGTTGCTAAGTATcatttaataatatatcatgtattactttattatattatgttgtaCCGTACTGTTTTTATTCATACACTGTTtgaatatattgtattgttcTTTGCTATTTCATAATGATACATGAGTAATTTGAAAAATTAGCTTAATACAATACTACAAAGAAACAGTATGGTACAGATATAATcgatctatatataataggagaggaaaaagtgtcacatgtcagcaccacaaaaactctctaatttttaatttttaaattataaattaattaaatagagttcatttaatttttttatgaaagtaaCTGTTTTTAGAAGACAAATTAgaatttttgcttttttttaaatgaaaaacaaaCGTTAGATGTTAACAGACAAGTTggatttttagaattttgagtttaaaaaaaaacaattaaatatatataactaaaatcttattaacaaaaaaaattatctaataacaattaaataatttttgaattgaagagactaactaaaaaaaatctgttttttctttcaaaaaataaaaaaatactcctCATATAAAAAACTACCCACGTTTTCTGGAAAACacttatatcaataatatatataataaaataataaattactattttattttacaactattttaaaaaaaaattaaaacagttCTAAAAAATAGGATGTGTGATTCCTTTTTAAGTGGGaagttatcatatttttattaatttgaataataaaaaaaatattgttaatattattattatttattattaataaaaatatgaaaacttccCAAAAAAGAATATGTTAAATtcgaaattaaaaatatttttatttattaaataataataataaaatccaCCAAAATAAAATCCACCAAAAAGttacaaatatattaaaaatatacaaaaataataatatttttttatttttatttttaatttgaattgatctTAATCCTTATCTGATTCatgtttttgaatttcaaattaatgACAACTTCTCAtcaactactccctccgtccctatttacttgtccatatttccttttttggttgtccctatttagttgtccattttgacaaatcaagaaaggacaacaaattttttcctattatacccttatttacacttcttgaaaattgtaaaagtgtatgttgtttccctccaatttatttcactttaattcaaataagtggttgtaattttaaagtgaaaagttgtcataagggtaaaattgtaacttcactgtgctaatcattgttgccttaatctgtgtgccatttctaaagtggacaactaaaaagggatggagggagtatttattAACTTACTGCCTTATAATTATCCTATAAATATACCTATTATTCCCACTTTCCCATTTCCTTTCCTCCGCACAATCACATCCCCACTCACTATcacattttttcaaattctcacATTAATGAAgcaatggattttttttttcaaaattactaTCTTCGTCATGAATAGCACAATATTCAAAGGAATATAAATGGTAACATTGAGTTGatgcatattatttttatatataatatctcAAAATTATAGTACtaatttgtaatttgtattatcgtttgtctttatttatctatcttttttaattatatataatataacttcTATATTTGTATTGGTGTTGATTATTTAGACGGAAATCAAACTCGTGCCATGATTAAAAGGTTTGTGAATTCATGTATTATATCtaataacatttaatttaatagttAAGCATTTCCATATTAAGAGTCTTTAATTATCTTATATGTCTGATTACAATGACTGATAAGTCATTCTTTAAATAGTATTTGGAGAGTGAGGTTGtgaaaatatgtatttatgtcttttctgtaaatattaaaatattatttgaatcaCTAAATTGGATATTGCaataaattttgttctttattaGTTTCAGAtcattaatttgtatttaatgTCTA
It encodes the following:
- the LOC125870451 gene encoding acyltransferase Pun1-like produces the protein MKDNATIHCNDKGVEFLNVQIDAPMSQILNHKDCSAKDLIFPPGVAWANESDYGLAVIQLTHFNCGGIAVSTCLSHKIGDGCNAIQFSIDWATLTRDPNVEIIPPYYIRDTIYPSPPTGPLDSPVVTSILDGCTQKRYVFSSSKINALKSYVASETQVKNPTRTDVVSALIFKCIAKAVTANSRSFVPSKLIHYADLREMISPKLPPNSLGNVLSHFSTHISNVGDMNLPNIVSVMRKEKQLFRTRDNIKENAWALEILESAKGLPPQKKEFDEYTCSSMCNFSCYDVDFGWGKPVAVTIANGPYNKLFNLLNYRDDGIEAFVMLNEQDMSVLECDEEFLQFASPYEKYF